The Pseudomonadota bacterium DNA segment CGAACCTTCTGGAGACCCTGAACCACAACCAGCTCACCGGCCGCCAGCCCCGACTCGACCACCCAGAAAAAACCGTGGGCCGGACCAACGCGCAGCGGCCGGGATTGGACCACATTGGCCTGGTCGACCACCAGGACCTTGGCCCCCGATTTATCGATCATGACCGCTTCCTGGGGCACCAGCGGCTGCAGTCTGGGCTGACTGGCGCGAATCACGGCGGTCACATACTGGCCCGGAATCAAACGACCGGCGCCGTTGGCAAAAGCCGCGCGCACGGCAATGGTACCGGTCGCCGCATCAATCTGATTATCGACGAAAGCGACCCGACCGGCACTAACCAGGACGCCGTCGGCCAGACGCAGTTCCGGAGCCAGCAAACGATTACCCCGCCCCCCGTCGACATCGCCGAGCGCCGTCATGATCGCATTGAGGTCGTTCTCGCTGACGGCGTAAACCACGCGAATAGGATCAACCTGAACAATCCGGGCCAAGGCTCCCGAGGCGGGGCCGACCAGATTTCCCCGGGTATAGGCGGTGCGTCCGATACGCCCGGCGATCGGAGCTTTGACGGTGGTATAACTGTAATCAAGCTCGGCAATAGCAAGCTGGGCCTCGGCTTCGGCGCGTTTGGCCGCGGCCATCAGTACGGCGGCTTCGGCATTATCCAGATCTGTGGCGGGGATACTTTCCGGTTTCGCCTTGCGCAGACGCTCCAGATGCTGTCCGGTCCGCGCCTCCTCGGCCCGGGCTTCCGCTACCCGGGCCCGGGCCGCGGCCAGACGGGCCTGATAGGGCGCCTGTTCGATCACATAAAGCAGCTGCCCCTGACTGACCATATCCCCTTCGGCAAAAGCCACCTTTTCGAGAAAACCCTCGACCCGAGCCCGCAGGTCAACCGCCTGAATGGCCTCGATATGACCGACATATTCAGTAACCGGAGAGATATCCTGCTCCACGATGCGGCTGACCAACACCCTCGGGGGCGGGGGCATCTTCTTCTCGGCCACATCCGCCAGCACCGCTGCCGGTGAGAAAGCAAAAAACAGCAGCGCGGCAAAAACCGGAAAAACCTCCCGCAAGCAGCGAGCGACGAAAACATAAAACTTCATAAGCAACAACTCCGACTAGATATTTTCCCCACATGAAAAAGCCTTTTCCCGCCAGCACAAAACTTCTGGAAACCGGGAAACCGCAAGCCACCTGAATCCACGCGCAGCAACAAAATCCTTCTCCTACACAACTACAGCATGAAAAATCAACCTAAATTTACGGCCGGGGCTTTTGGGGCCACCGCGCGGCCGCGGAGAAACCAGGCGCGGTCGGCACCGTCCTGCCGCCTTCGGTTTGAACTGAGCTATTTGATTGACAAGCCCGCCCATAAATATTAGCAAGACGGTGACGAGCGCCCAAAAGCACCGGACCCCAAGCCTTCTGAAAACCTGATTAAAAAAGTTGCCGCGGTTCAGCCGGGGACACGATTCCGATTCCCTCCGGAAATCAGGTCAGGACCCCGAAAGCCGAGTCCCGCAATGCTTTCAAACCTTTGGGCTGAGGGGCTACCGCAAGCTTACCCCAAACCCTTCATAAGCACGGATTTCAAAGGAGTTCCAGCATGATGCGCACCATCGCTTTTTCCGAAATTGACGACATCAGAGTCGGGCATGCCGAAGATCTTAGCGCCGGTACGGGCTGCACCGTAATCCTCTGTGAAAAGGGGGCCACCGCCGGCATCGACATTCGGGGCGGAGCTCCGGGAACCCGGGAAAGCGACCTCCTCGATCCCGTCAACCTGGTCGAAAAGATTCACGCGGTGCTGCTCGCCGGCGGCAGCGCCTTCGGGCTTGACGCCGCCGCCGGGGTGATGCAGTATCTCGAAGAAAGGGCCATCGGCTTTGATGTTCAGGTGACCCGGGTGCCGATCGTCTGCGGGGCGGTGCTCTTCGATCTGACGGTCGGCGATCACCGTATCCGCCCGGACAAGGCGATGGGTTATCAAGCCTGCTGTAACGCCGCCCGCGGAACCTGCCCGGAAGGCAACGTCGGCGCCGGCACCGGGGCCACGGTCGGTAAGATTCTGGGTCCGGAACGGGCCATGAAAGGCGGTCTCGGCTGCCATGCCGTACAACTGGGAGAGCTGCAAATCGGCGCCCTGGTCGCGGTCAATTGTCTGGGTGACGTGATCGACCCCGACACCGGCAGACGGCTGGCCGGCCTGTTACATGAGGATCGCACCCAAACAGCCGACACCGAAGCCGTCATGATCGAAGCTTACGGCCAATGTAAAAATCTCTTTGCCGGCAACACCACCATCGGCGTCATCGCCACCAACGCCAAGTTGACCAAGGCCCAGGCCGGTAAGCTGGCCACCATGGCTCAGAATGGTTACGCGCGCACCATGCGCCCGGCCCATACCATGTTCGACGGCGACACCATCTTCACCCTGGCCGGAGGCCGGGTCGAGGCGGATTTAAGCGTTCTCGGCCTGCTCGCGGCCAGAATCATGGAACAGGCCGTGCTGGCCGCCGTGCGACAAGCTCGCCCCCTTTTTGGTTTCAAATGCGCGGCCGACCTGGACGGAACCCAGCTTTAGGGTCTGTGGCCCGGCGGTGCCCGGTCGGGTAACGACTCCAAAACGAAACCCCGACCGCGGACAGCGGCCACAAGGCAAGTCAACCCCTAAAAAACGGATATCAATCATGGTGAGTTATCTCTGGCTCAGTGTCCTGAGCCTGGCCCTGGGCGCGATCGGCACCCTGATCGGCGCCGGCGGCGGCTTTGTGCTGGTCCCCGTGCTGCTGCTCCTCTACCCTCAGGAAAGCCCGCAAACCATAACCAGCATCTCGCTGGCCGTGGTTTTCTGCAACGCCCTGTCCGGCTCCCTGGCCTACGCCTGGAAAAGACGCATCGATTACAGATCCGGACTGCTGTTTGCTGCCGCGACGATCCCCGGCGCCGTTATCGGGGCCCTGACCACCGATTTCTTCCCCCGCCGGCTGTTCAACGTCGTTTTTGGCATTATAATGATCGCGGCGGCGCTCTACCTTGCTTTTTTCCGTGAAACCGAGCCCGCCCCCGCCCGGACTGGCGGCAAACAGCTCACGTCCAGAAAGGTGGTTGAAAGTAACGGCAAGATCCATGTTTTTTCTTATAATCTGAATCTCGGACTGTGGCTGAGCCTGTTCGTCGGCTACCTTTCAAGCCTGCTCGGCATCGGCGGCGGGATTGTCCATGTTCCGATCCTGGTGCGCCTGCTGAACTTTCCCGTCCATCTGGCGACGGCAACCTCGCATTTCATTCTGGCGATCATGGCCCTGGCCGGCACCATCGTCCATATGCTTACCGGTTCATTTTCAGAAAGCGGAGTACAGCTGACGATTTTTCTCGGGCTGGGGGTTATGGGGGGCGCACAACTCGGCGCCCGGCTTTCCGATCGCATGCGGGGCAGCTGGATCATTCGCGGCCTGGCGACCGCGCTGGCCTTTGTCGGACTTCGCATTCTGATGCTGGCCTGGTCTTCGTGAAACAAAGTCATTTCCCTGCTTTTTTATCTTTGAAATTATTCATTAACCTGATAGTATCGGGCTTTATCGAACCCGTAAACCACCAGTCCGGAACGCTTCGCGAAAGCATCAAAAAGAAGCGACGGGCCACGATAACCAAGGAGTTTCACCATGGCCAAGTTACCAGAAATCGTCAATGAAGCCTGGAAAAATCGTGAAGAGCGCATCATATTCACAACCGTCGACAAGCAGGGCCAGCCCAATGCCGTCTATATCACCTGCTCGGCCAGATATGGTGAAGACCTGATTGTGATTGCCGACAATTATTTTGACAAGACCAAGAAGAATATCCTGGCCGGCAGCCGGGGCTCGGTGCTGTTTATCACCAAGGAAGGCAAAGCCTATCAGGCCAAGGGGTCGATTCAGTATCTGCGCGAGGGCGAGATCTTCGATGACATGAAAACCTGGAATCCGACTAAACATCCCGGCCATGCCGCCGCCGCTTTGAAGGTGGAAGAGATCTATTGCGGAGCGGAAAAGGTCTTTTGAGAAATGGCAATGCCCGCTTCGAGCTTCAATCCCGACTACGCCGACGAGATCATCGAGATCGTCAACCGCAGTCCGTTTCCCCGCCACCTGGGCATGCGCCTGATCCGGCTGGAAACGGACCGGGTGACCGTCGAGCTCGACCTGGACCACTGTCATCTGCAACCCTACGGCATTGCCCACGGCGGCGTACTCTCAACCCTGATTGACACGGCCACCTTCTGGGCCGTCTTTCCGCGGATTCCAGCGGCCGACGGTCTGGTCAATATCGATCTCAAGCTCAATTATCTGCAGGCGGTTAAAAACGGGCGGCTGCGCGCCGAAGGTTATGCTCTCCGGTCGGGGAAATCAATCAGCTACGCCGAGGCCCGGGTTTTCAACGAGCAGCAGGAACTGATCACTCACGGCACCTCGACCTTAAAGGTTATGCCCGGCAAAGGCCTGCGGACAAAAAATCCGAAATTCGTCGCAAGCTAAACCTGAAAGCACTGAAAACCATGTCGCGCCCCGATGAGATGTTCGACAAAATCACGCTCGAACAAGGCTACCGAACCGGCGCCATCGGCCAAATCGCGGCCCTGCATGCCGAATATTACCATGCCCCCTGGCAATTCGGCTTGTATTTTGAAGCCCAAGTAGCCACCGGGCTCGGCAGGTTCTTGCGGCGCTACCAAGAGGACCGGGACGGCCTCTGGCTGGTTCGCGAAAACCATCGCATCAAAGGGTCGCTGGCGATTGACGCGCTCGGGGCCGACACCCGGGACGGCGCGCATTTGCGCTGGTTTATCGTCGAGGCCAGCTTGCGGGGCCGGGGGCTGGGCCAAAAACTGCTTAACCAGGCGATAGGTTTCTGCCGGGAACGAAATTATCGAAAAATCTATCTCTGGACCTTTGCCGGTCTTGACCCGGCCCGGCATCTTTATGAAAAAGCGGGCTTTGTGCTGAGCCGGCAGCAATCCGGAGACCGCAGCGGGCCTGAAATACCGTAACCGGCGGTGTTTCAGAAAAACGACAACGGATCAATATCCAGTCGCCAGGTCAGGGTCGGCGCGGAACTCAGCCGTGATCGCCAATGACGCAGAAAGTGATGCAGCTGCGGACGTTTCTGCCCCTTAACGAGCAGGTTCCAGCGATAGCGATTCTGAATCTTGACGATCGCCGAAGGCACCGGTCCCATTAAAAAGATGCCTCTCTCTCCGGCCGCGCTCAGCATCTCCTGTCCCATACTCTTGGCCTCCTGCAGAAATGCGCGCACCCGGTCCTGTTCGGGGCCGGAGGCTTTCAGATTGGCCAGACTGGAAAAGGGGGGGAAGGCTAGTTCCCGGCGATCCCTGAGCTCCCGTTCATAGAACGCCGAATAGTCATGCGCGGCGGCGGCGACCACGCTGTAATGTTCCGGCTGCAGGGTCTGGATGATCACCTCGCCACTGGATTCATCCCGCCCGCGGCCGGCCCGGCCGGAAACCTGGGCCAGAAGCTGAAAGGTTCTCTCCGGGGCCGTATATTCAGGCAATTCCAGCGAGAGATCGGCAAAAATCACTCCGACCAGATCAACCAGCGGGAAATTATGTCCCTTGGCCAGCATCTGGGTTCCCAGCAGAACCGCGGCCTGCCCCTGCCGGAATTCTTCGAGAATCCGACCCAGCTCACCCTTGCGCCGGGTCGCATCCCGATCCAGGCGCAGCACCCGCTGTTTTGGGAAATAGCGCCGCAGACTTTCTTCAAGTTTCTGAATGCCAAGGCCCAGAGGAAAAAAACGATTCCCTCCGCAGCGCGGACAGACCTCGGGCGGCGGCTGCTGGCCGCCGCAGTAGTGACAGACCAGCAGATTCAGGCTTTTATGAAAGGTTTGATGCACCGAACAAAGACGGCACTCGGGCATGTAGCCGCAGCCCAGACAGTAGAGGGTGCGCGAAAAACCACGTTTATTGAGAAAGAGCATCACCTGGCGACCCCGGGCAAAAACCGCCGCCATGCGCTCCAAAAGCCTGGGACTGAAACCATCCCAGGTAAACAGCGCGGCACGCTCCTGGTTGAGATCGACGATTTCCACCGCCGGCAGTGGCTTGTCATCAAGGCGCTGCGGCAGACTCAGGAGACGATAACGACCGGCGCGCGCGTTGTAATAGGTACCTAGGGCCGGAGTGGCTGAGCCCAGCACCACACAGCAACCCGCCATCTGGCCCCGAAGCAGGGCCAGATCCCGACCATTATAGGCGAAACCGGACTCCTGTTTATAGGAAGGTTCGTGTTCTTCGTCGACAACAATCAAACCCAGACGGGCCAGCGGGGCAAAGACCGCCGAGCGGGCCCCAACCACGATTCGGGCTCTTCCGGCCATGATCTGCCGCCACTGATCATAGCGCTCGCCCTCTGTCAGCCCGCTGTGCAGAATCGCCACCAGGGGGCCAAATTCATGTACGAGACGGTCCACCAGTTCAATCGTCAAAGCGATTTCCGGCACCAGATAAAGCGCATCCTGCCCCCGACTCAGAACCTCGGCGATCAACTTGATATAGATTTCGGTCTTGCCGCTGCCGGTTACCCCGTGCAGGAGAAAGGGGGCGAAAACATTGTGCTCCCTTTCCCGGCGAATGGCTTCCAGAATCGCCGCCTGGGCCGGGGTCAGGACCACCTGGCCCGGCGGGGATCGCGGGGGCGCGCTGTCGTTGATAGCCAGGGAACGGAGCCTGGGCACCGGCGTCGCCTGCAGCCAGCCCTGCTCCTGCCAGCGCCGCAGCAGGGCCGCGCTGCCGGCAAAGGCGGCCAGAAAACGGCGACGACTGAAATAGCCCCCGGCCTCGATAAAGGCCTGAAGCTGCCGGGTTTTTTCCGAAGCCATGCGGGAGACGGCCAGCGCGTTTAACAGGGCCGACCGATCGACAATCTCATAAATCAATTCAAACTGCTCCCGAACCCGGGGTGGAAGCAACTCCTGCCGGCAGCAAAGCCAGCCCTGACGACTCCAGGCTGAAAGTCGAGCCATGAAACGGTCCGGCGGCAAGGCCAACCTGTCGGCCAGTTCCTCGACCGGCAACGGGCCGTGTTCACGCAACACCATGATCATCGCGGCCAGCACCGGGGAACGGGGAAGAACAGCACTCAGACCTTTGTCCCCCAAACCGACCACCCGCCGGGAACGATACTGCAGCCCCCCGGGCAACAGAGCAAACAGCGCCTCCCCCAGAGGGGTCTGATAATACTCGGCCGCCCGCCGATAAAAATCGAGGTGAAAGCGCCCAAAAAGAGGCTTTTCATCAATGACGGCCTCCAGAGGCAACAGCGTGACCTCCTCCCGCAGGGGCGGACAAACCGAACTCCAGCCCAGAAGATAACCACTGGTCAGCCGTTTGCGAAAAGACGCCAGCACTCGTTTACCAACCTCCAGGCGGGCGACCAGAAACGGATCGGCAACCAGATAGGTAAACTCCACGCTCAGGGGCAGATTGAAAACCACCTGGGCATACAGGGGCAGAGCGGAAACCGTCGCGCTGAAAGATGAGACCTGGTTCAAATTAAATCCTGATGAAGATCAGCGGGAAAGTTTCCTGGCTTGTGTAGCCGGGAAACAACCTGTAAAGCACGAGAAACCATCACTCGGCATTTATTTTCTTGCCGGTCATTTGCAGAAAGGCATCCTCCAGATTGACCCGGCGAAGATTACAGGGCGTGGTCAGGGCGGCGGCCGCAGCGGTCGCCGCTTCCCGGCTGGGAAAATAAAAACTCTCCAGACGGCCTTCTCCAACCCGATCAAGAGACCATGCCCCAACC contains these protein-coding regions:
- a CDS encoding efflux RND transporter periplasmic adaptor subunit — translated: MKFYVFVARCLREVFPVFAALLFFAFSPAAVLADVAEKKMPPPPRVLVSRIVEQDISPVTEYVGHIEAIQAVDLRARVEGFLEKVAFAEGDMVSQGQLLYVIEQAPYQARLAAARARVAEARAEEARTGQHLERLRKAKPESIPATDLDNAEAAVLMAAAKRAEAEAQLAIAELDYSYTTVKAPIAGRIGRTAYTRGNLVGPASGALARIVQVDPIRVVYAVSENDLNAIMTALGDVDGGRGNRLLAPELRLADGVLVSAGRVAFVDNQIDAATGTIAVRAAFANGAGRLIPGQYVTAVIRASQPRLQPLVPQEAVMIDKSGAKVLVVDQANVVQSRPLRVGPAHGFFWVVESGLAAGELVVVQGLQKVRPGQTVLPEIREGQVR
- a CDS encoding peptidase S58 family protein gives rise to the protein MRTIAFSEIDDIRVGHAEDLSAGTGCTVILCEKGATAGIDIRGGAPGTRESDLLDPVNLVEKIHAVLLAGGSAFGLDAAAGVMQYLEERAIGFDVQVTRVPIVCGAVLFDLTVGDHRIRPDKAMGYQACCNAARGTCPEGNVGAGTGATVGKILGPERAMKGGLGCHAVQLGELQIGALVAVNCLGDVIDPDTGRRLAGLLHEDRTQTADTEAVMIEAYGQCKNLFAGNTTIGVIATNAKLTKAQAGKLATMAQNGYARTMRPAHTMFDGDTIFTLAGGRVEADLSVLGLLAARIMEQAVLAAVRQARPLFGFKCAADLDGTQL
- a CDS encoding sulfite exporter TauE/SafE family protein yields the protein MVSYLWLSVLSLALGAIGTLIGAGGGFVLVPVLLLLYPQESPQTITSISLAVVFCNALSGSLAYAWKRRIDYRSGLLFAAATIPGAVIGALTTDFFPRRLFNVVFGIIMIAAALYLAFFRETEPAPARTGGKQLTSRKVVESNGKIHVFSYNLNLGLWLSLFVGYLSSLLGIGGGIVHVPILVRLLNFPVHLATATSHFILAIMALAGTIVHMLTGSFSESGVQLTIFLGLGVMGGAQLGARLSDRMRGSWIIRGLATALAFVGLRILMLAWSS
- a CDS encoding pyridoxamine 5'-phosphate oxidase family protein → MAKLPEIVNEAWKNREERIIFTTVDKQGQPNAVYITCSARYGEDLIVIADNYFDKTKKNILAGSRGSVLFITKEGKAYQAKGSIQYLREGEIFDDMKTWNPTKHPGHAAAALKVEEIYCGAEKVF
- a CDS encoding PaaI family thioesterase, which codes for MPASSFNPDYADEIIEIVNRSPFPRHLGMRLIRLETDRVTVELDLDHCHLQPYGIAHGGVLSTLIDTATFWAVFPRIPAADGLVNIDLKLNYLQAVKNGRLRAEGYALRSGKSISYAEARVFNEQQELITHGTSTLKVMPGKGLRTKNPKFVAS
- a CDS encoding GNAT family N-acetyltransferase codes for the protein MFDKITLEQGYRTGAIGQIAALHAEYYHAPWQFGLYFEAQVATGLGRFLRRYQEDRDGLWLVRENHRIKGSLAIDALGADTRDGAHLRWFIVEASLRGRGLGQKLLNQAIGFCRERNYRKIYLWTFAGLDPARHLYEKAGFVLSRQQSGDRSGPEIP
- the priA gene encoding primosomal protein N'; protein product: MNQVSSFSATVSALPLYAQVVFNLPLSVEFTYLVADPFLVARLEVGKRVLASFRKRLTSGYLLGWSSVCPPLREEVTLLPLEAVIDEKPLFGRFHLDFYRRAAEYYQTPLGEALFALLPGGLQYRSRRVVGLGDKGLSAVLPRSPVLAAMIMVLREHGPLPVEELADRLALPPDRFMARLSAWSRQGWLCCRQELLPPRVREQFELIYEIVDRSALLNALAVSRMASEKTRQLQAFIEAGGYFSRRRFLAAFAGSAALLRRWQEQGWLQATPVPRLRSLAINDSAPPRSPPGQVVLTPAQAAILEAIRREREHNVFAPFLLHGVTGSGKTEIYIKLIAEVLSRGQDALYLVPEIALTIELVDRLVHEFGPLVAILHSGLTEGERYDQWRQIMAGRARIVVGARSAVFAPLARLGLIVVDEEHEPSYKQESGFAYNGRDLALLRGQMAGCCVVLGSATPALGTYYNARAGRYRLLSLPQRLDDKPLPAVEIVDLNQERAALFTWDGFSPRLLERMAAVFARGRQVMLFLNKRGFSRTLYCLGCGYMPECRLCSVHQTFHKSLNLLVCHYCGGQQPPPEVCPRCGGNRFFPLGLGIQKLEESLRRYFPKQRVLRLDRDATRRKGELGRILEEFRQGQAAVLLGTQMLAKGHNFPLVDLVGVIFADLSLELPEYTAPERTFQLLAQVSGRAGRGRDESSGEVIIQTLQPEHYSVVAAAAHDYSAFYERELRDRRELAFPPFSSLANLKASGPEQDRVRAFLQEAKSMGQEMLSAAGERGIFLMGPVPSAIVKIQNRYRWNLLVKGQKRPQLHHFLRHWRSRLSSAPTLTWRLDIDPLSFF